The Corynebacterium poyangense genome includes a window with the following:
- a CDS encoding serine/threonine protein kinase, with translation MAETGTEAVRFDPFADEDDDFSLGLDTSRRAREEAISTFRRNRTVRRLGRTVADGMVHLPFVGLTNPKAALINPNEAKGIPAPKLQEGDVVAGQYEILGVIAHGGMGWIYLANDRNVSGRLVVLKGMQGMDSGAAEAEREFLADITHPGIVKIYNFIDDPRQPGGFIVMEYVGGPSLRSRRNVLPDKVFPPDIAIGYILEILPALEYLHSRGVVYNDLKPDNIIVTEEQVKLIDLGAVSGIGAFGYIYGTRGFQAPEVATEGPSVASDIYTVGRTLAALTLNLPVVDGAYGDLPNASQEPLLRHHLSFYRLLQHCTNPDPTQRFRSVAELRTQLFGVLREILAVRDGKQFPAQHSLFSPQRSTFGTKHQVFRTDQLIDGIARMVQITASEVVPALASPLIDRDDVGAAMLSGSSYTEPQEALETLRQAMHTEEYAHSAEIPLGVVRALLDLGYTGDARSWLADLQPRLGEDWRFQWYSGVTDLLLEDYPAAQDHFNRVLDILPGESAPKLAMAAIAELRLQNYGFAHKSLLDPEVTHATGDLEGNLADLDTAAFQRLVNLHDEPERLRFHAMRFYAVVWRTNPTTVSSAFGLARMLMAENQVEMAVAALDRVSQASRHHRMAQLTTILQLISGRLSESRIRRAARRLEEIPTNEPRFFQIKIAVLSAALNFLRGADLRAAASPNELFEYPFTQRGLRIGLAETLRLQARMAPFPRHRYSLVDMANQVRPVTWF, from the coding sequence ATGGCGGAAACCGGCACTGAAGCAGTCCGTTTTGATCCCTTCGCTGATGAGGATGATGATTTCTCCTTAGGGTTAGATACCAGCCGGCGGGCTCGCGAAGAGGCTATTAGTACTTTTCGGCGCAATCGGACGGTTCGGCGGCTGGGCCGCACCGTAGCGGATGGAATGGTTCATCTTCCCTTCGTGGGGCTGACTAATCCCAAGGCCGCGCTCATAAACCCCAATGAGGCCAAGGGCATTCCAGCCCCAAAGCTTCAAGAAGGCGATGTTGTGGCCGGGCAATATGAAATCTTGGGGGTTATCGCACATGGCGGCATGGGGTGGATTTACTTAGCTAATGATCGCAACGTCTCCGGCCGGTTGGTTGTTCTCAAAGGCATGCAGGGGATGGATTCCGGGGCGGCGGAAGCAGAGCGAGAATTCCTGGCTGATATTACCCACCCCGGCATTGTCAAAATTTATAACTTTATTGATGATCCGCGCCAACCTGGCGGTTTCATCGTCATGGAATATGTTGGCGGACCTAGTTTAAGAAGCCGACGCAATGTCTTACCGGATAAAGTCTTTCCCCCGGATATTGCCATCGGCTATATCCTTGAGATCCTTCCTGCCTTGGAATACTTACATTCCAGGGGAGTGGTGTATAACGATCTAAAACCAGACAATATCATTGTCACTGAAGAACAAGTCAAACTCATTGACCTTGGTGCTGTCTCTGGAATTGGGGCATTTGGCTACATCTACGGCACCCGCGGTTTCCAGGCTCCTGAGGTTGCCACCGAAGGTCCATCCGTTGCCTCTGATATCTACACCGTAGGGCGCACCCTAGCTGCCTTAACGCTTAATCTCCCTGTAGTCGACGGGGCGTACGGTGATCTCCCCAATGCCAGCCAAGAACCACTGCTACGTCACCACCTGTCCTTTTACCGTCTCCTCCAACACTGCACCAATCCTGATCCCACCCAGCGTTTCCGTAGTGTCGCGGAACTGCGCACTCAGCTTTTCGGGGTACTCCGGGAAATCCTCGCCGTCCGCGACGGCAAGCAATTCCCCGCCCAACATTCGCTTTTTTCACCCCAACGCTCTACCTTCGGCACTAAACACCAGGTTTTTCGCACGGATCAACTCATCGACGGCATTGCACGAATGGTGCAAATCACCGCTTCAGAGGTGGTTCCTGCCCTAGCCTCCCCTCTGATTGACCGTGATGACGTCGGTGCGGCGATGCTCTCTGGATCTTCCTATACCGAGCCTCAAGAAGCTTTAGAAACGTTGCGCCAGGCCATGCACACCGAAGAATATGCCCACTCCGCAGAAATTCCACTGGGCGTGGTGCGGGCCCTATTGGACTTGGGTTATACCGGGGACGCTCGTTCCTGGTTAGCTGATCTGCAACCGCGTCTGGGTGAAGACTGGCGTTTCCAATGGTATTCCGGTGTCACGGACTTATTGCTGGAGGATTATCCCGCGGCCCAGGACCATTTCAACCGGGTTCTTGATATTCTGCCGGGAGAATCTGCCCCCAAGCTGGCTATGGCCGCCATTGCTGAATTGCGGCTCCAAAACTATGGTTTTGCGCATAAATCTTTACTTGATCCTGAGGTCACTCACGCCACCGGAGATCTTGAAGGAAACCTCGCGGATTTAGACACAGCGGCTTTTCAGCGCTTGGTGAATCTTCACGATGAACCAGAGCGCCTTCGCTTCCATGCTATGCGCTTTTACGCAGTGGTGTGGCGCACTAATCCCACCACGGTGTCTTCTGCTTTCGGGTTGGCCCGAATGCTCATGGCAGAAAACCAAGTGGAAATGGCGGTAGCCGCACTAGACCGGGTTTCTCAGGCATCTCGGCATCATCGTATGGCGCAGCTCACCACTATTCTGCAATTGATTTCCGGAAGACTATCAGAGTCCAGAATCCGACGCGCAGCACGTCGCCTAGAAGAAATCCCCACCAATGAACCTCGCTTCTTCCAGATCAAAATCGCGGTTCTGTCAGCTGCCTTGAACTTCTTGCGAGGTGCTGACTTACGCGCTGCGGCCAGCCCCAACGAGTTATTTGAATATCCTTTTACGCAGCGGGGATTAAGGATCGGTTTGGCCGAAACACTGCGACTTCAAGCCCGGATGGCGCCGTTCCCACGGCATCGTTATTCCTTAGTAGATATGGCTAATCAAGTCCGCCCCGTGACTTGGTTTTAA
- a CDS encoding Na/Pi symporter: MPTKLPGTHQFINPRSIPKDRDVCIISTMGAAVRIAGIAFAIATVLFGINLVISGSQAISPLVARAHNPFLGLALGIVLTAVIQSSSATTALTVTAVGGGLIPLEAAVPIIMGANIGTTFTPFLVAFSFFRNQDQYQRAIHTAGMHMWFNVSLVALLLPLELLAHPFQHFSHLDTITPPTNHSPLVFNPTFSLICGAFLILISVRIIAALLNTLMATTTHTLMERAPGRSFSLGVLVGTLITMMVQASTVTICSLLAFTVTRPIRQRDALALIVGANVGTTLLSLIVAFYLNTAAVQAALIHLFFNLIGAIALLCFPALRTLLLYAGTLNSRIAQLGYALSFFFLLSSYIIAPAIFILAAS, translated from the coding sequence GTGCCTACAAAACTCCCCGGCACCCACCAATTCATCAATCCCCGTTCGATCCCAAAAGACCGCGACGTGTGCATCATTTCCACCATGGGCGCAGCAGTGCGCATTGCCGGAATAGCTTTTGCCATCGCCACTGTCCTTTTCGGCATAAATTTAGTAATTTCCGGTTCTCAAGCGATTTCTCCCCTCGTAGCACGGGCACATAATCCGTTCCTAGGGCTAGCACTCGGAATAGTCCTCACTGCAGTGATCCAATCATCATCGGCAACAACGGCACTCACTGTTACTGCAGTCGGTGGAGGTTTAATCCCCCTCGAAGCTGCAGTCCCCATTATTATGGGCGCCAACATTGGTACTACTTTCACTCCCTTTTTGGTTGCATTCAGCTTTTTTCGAAACCAAGATCAATATCAAAGAGCCATCCACACTGCTGGTATGCACATGTGGTTCAACGTGAGTTTAGTGGCTTTATTGCTTCCTCTAGAACTTCTTGCCCACCCTTTTCAGCATTTCAGTCATCTGGACACAATTACCCCGCCAACAAACCACTCACCTCTAGTTTTCAACCCCACTTTTAGTCTTATCTGTGGGGCTTTCCTCATTCTTATATCGGTACGTATCATCGCGGCACTGTTAAACACCCTGATGGCGACTACCACTCATACCCTCATGGAACGAGCCCCTGGACGTTCATTTTCCTTAGGAGTCCTGGTAGGAACCCTCATCACCATGATGGTGCAAGCTTCAACCGTGACAATTTGTTCGCTTCTTGCTTTTACCGTGACTCGGCCCATTCGGCAACGTGATGCCCTGGCACTTATAGTTGGTGCAAATGTCGGGACCACCTTACTTTCGCTCATCGTTGCTTTTTATCTCAACACCGCAGCTGTTCAAGCAGCCCTCATCCATCTCTTCTTTAATCTCATAGGCGCCATAGCCTTACTATGCTTTCCCGCGTTGCGCACTCTCCTCCTGTACGCAGGCACACTGAATTCGCGCATCGCCCAACTTGGCTATGCGCTCAGCTTCTTTTTCTTGCTAAGCAGCTACATCATCGCGCCAGCAATCTTCATTCTCGCCGCATCATAA
- a CDS encoding HNH endonuclease signature motif containing protein, whose translation MDIKDVVTAYHQRGAEVIEFVYSFGTHANAAEQIARTLLMPIARARAMMILGKAMYGPCPRHEKRQVREANTILARRMGVGLEMLLMIHSQVKQLSLQAPLTREELRAELLALSKEMSVDEMRAHAARRVQELNPGGVRRECRYLRFSRSIGADGLRAMMVRLPEQEMMRVREAVDARVQATWRSGSNRRHEQARADALHDLLAGASVVGEVPVRRLEPTIVITTRDAAGEVIDTETGRTFGLSDGSTMTLEEYASIQLADTGYVVVCDADNAPVNAYRIQRLANWKQRHILEAEQLVCGNANCGCAGNMCQVHHIKPWEQGGETNLANLMLLCPTCHARVDRDPEWKLNGYNGRDPDGRTWHQDPNGKRRYTMLPIRKLGIRGVAATL comes from the coding sequence GTGGATATCAAAGACGTTGTCACTGCTTATCATCAGCGCGGGGCTGAAGTGATTGAATTTGTTTATTCTTTCGGCACTCATGCTAACGCTGCCGAGCAGATAGCCCGCACATTACTCATGCCAATTGCCCGGGCGCGAGCCATGATGATCCTGGGGAAAGCTATGTATGGTCCTTGCCCGCGGCATGAGAAACGACAAGTGAGAGAAGCAAACACGATATTGGCGCGACGGATGGGCGTCGGACTTGAAATGCTGCTGATGATCCATTCTCAAGTGAAACAACTCAGTCTCCAAGCTCCGCTGACGAGGGAAGAATTACGAGCCGAACTATTAGCGCTGAGCAAGGAGATGAGTGTCGATGAAATGCGAGCACACGCAGCACGACGAGTCCAGGAGCTAAACCCTGGAGGGGTTCGGCGCGAATGCCGGTACCTGAGGTTTTCACGCAGCATCGGCGCAGATGGGTTGCGGGCTATGATGGTGCGGCTCCCGGAGCAAGAAATGATGAGAGTTAGGGAAGCTGTAGACGCCCGGGTTCAAGCAACATGGCGTAGTGGGAGCAATCGCCGTCATGAACAAGCGCGAGCCGACGCACTTCACGACCTATTAGCTGGCGCGTCTGTGGTGGGAGAAGTACCGGTACGCCGTCTAGAACCAACAATTGTGATTACGACTCGAGATGCGGCAGGAGAAGTCATTGATACCGAAACCGGTCGGACTTTCGGACTCAGTGACGGATCCACCATGACCCTAGAAGAATATGCCAGCATACAACTCGCAGATACCGGCTACGTGGTGGTGTGCGATGCGGACAATGCGCCGGTAAACGCCTACCGGATCCAGCGACTAGCCAACTGGAAACAACGCCACATCCTAGAAGCTGAACAACTGGTATGCGGCAATGCTAATTGCGGATGCGCAGGAAATATGTGCCAAGTACACCACATTAAGCCATGGGAACAAGGCGGAGAAACAAACCTGGCGAATCTAATGCTGCTATGCCCGACGTGTCATGCCCGGGTGGACCGAGATCCAGAATGGAAACTCAATGGATACAACGGGAGAGACCCTGACGGGAGAACCTGGCATCAAGACCCCAATGGGAAACGCAGGTACACCATGTTACCGATTCGAAAATTGGGAATTAGGGGAGTAGCCGCCACCTTATGA
- a CDS encoding ABC-2 family transporter permease: protein MLNTIGAEWIKLRTTMSFWLTSLLVVFFGVLFGALFGALSQDQELSTTVLLGGIYPFSMIVIVIQAVMIITTEYRFGYQTTTYLAQPRRWIVAIAKLLLYVLIGVILTFFTVVATLVIARLFKPDSTFNPFTDEAAHRAMWVFPATAAMVITLSQGVGLLLRQTAGAVSLVLMWFLLIETVLTLIPRIGKHLGDWAPFMNLGIFVNDSAKPDGVMNSSQAGWYFLAWAVSLWIIGLIFLIRRDA from the coding sequence ATGCTCAACACCATAGGGGCGGAATGGATCAAGTTGCGGACCACCATGTCATTCTGGCTGACATCGCTATTGGTGGTATTTTTTGGAGTGCTCTTTGGTGCGCTCTTCGGTGCGCTAAGCCAAGATCAAGAACTTAGCACAACCGTGCTTCTGGGTGGGATATACCCGTTCAGCATGATTGTCATCGTGATCCAAGCGGTCATGATCATCACCACCGAATACCGATTTGGCTATCAAACCACTACTTACCTGGCTCAACCACGCAGATGGATAGTGGCAATTGCAAAACTACTCCTCTACGTCCTCATTGGGGTAATACTCACTTTCTTCACCGTAGTAGCAACCCTAGTCATAGCGCGCCTCTTCAAACCCGACAGCACATTTAACCCCTTCACCGATGAGGCAGCTCACCGAGCCATGTGGGTATTCCCCGCAACAGCCGCAATGGTCATCACTCTATCCCAAGGCGTAGGTTTGTTACTCCGCCAAACTGCAGGAGCGGTATCGCTAGTTCTCATGTGGTTTCTACTCATTGAGACCGTGCTTACCCTCATTCCTCGAATAGGGAAACATCTGGGGGACTGGGCTCCTTTTATGAACCTGGGAATCTTCGTCAACGACTCCGCTAAGCCAGACGGGGTGATGAATTCTAGTCAAGCGGGTTGGTATTTTCTAGCCTGGGCCGTGAGCCTGTGGATAATTGGCCTAATTTTTCTCATCAGGCGGGATGCCTAA
- a CDS encoding YeiH family protein — protein sequence MTRTPGLLLAALGAFIAIIADLLLSKITGISLSIMIAIILGMIVGNFVTLPENTKPGLSFASGPILKLGVALLGLSISITEVLNLGWRALLTIIGVVAAGFLATFLFSRFMGLSREHSLLIGAGCSICGAAAISAVQGVLPRRKEHEFITAVAVIVILGTIMIAVGPAISAAMNWGPISAGIFIGGSTHEVGQVVAAGGIAGAAVLPIAATVKVGRVLLLAPVMAILSAIERRRADSSDTHLPPLVPTFIIGFIVLVLVRTFLPVPEILLHVVDTIRGWLFAAAMFALGTGATVRTVKTAGLQPFAFGGVISLVVIVVSALGAIL from the coding sequence ATGACTCGTACTCCTGGCCTGCTACTCGCCGCTCTGGGCGCATTTATCGCTATTATCGCTGATCTTCTTCTCTCCAAAATTACCGGCATTTCCTTAAGCATTATGATCGCCATTATTTTGGGCATGATCGTCGGAAATTTCGTCACCTTACCGGAAAACACAAAGCCGGGCCTGTCTTTCGCCTCTGGCCCCATCTTAAAGTTGGGTGTGGCTCTGCTCGGCCTCTCCATTTCTATCACCGAAGTTCTCAACCTCGGCTGGCGCGCCCTGCTCACCATCATCGGCGTGGTGGCCGCTGGTTTCCTAGCTACCTTCCTATTCAGCCGTTTCATGGGCCTCAGCCGAGAACATTCTCTCCTCATTGGGGCCGGGTGTTCTATCTGCGGTGCCGCAGCTATTAGTGCTGTCCAAGGTGTCTTGCCGCGACGCAAAGAACATGAATTTATTACCGCTGTAGCGGTGATCGTTATTTTGGGAACCATCATGATCGCGGTTGGCCCTGCCATTAGCGCCGCAATGAACTGGGGTCCTATCTCCGCCGGCATTTTCATTGGTGGTTCCACTCATGAGGTAGGTCAGGTTGTGGCTGCCGGAGGTATCGCAGGGGCCGCAGTTCTCCCCATCGCGGCTACCGTAAAAGTTGGCCGAGTATTACTCTTAGCCCCAGTCATGGCTATTCTGAGCGCCATTGAGCGACGCCGAGCTGACTCCAGCGACACTCATCTTCCCCCCTTAGTGCCCACCTTCATCATCGGATTCATTGTTCTTGTCCTGGTGCGCACTTTCCTTCCGGTGCCAGAGATTCTTCTCCACGTGGTAGACACCATTCGCGGCTGGCTATTCGCCGCCGCCATGTTCGCCCTCGGCACCGGCGCCACAGTCCGGACGGTGAAAACCGCCGGACTGCAACCCTTCG
- a CDS encoding glutamate ABC transporter substrate-binding protein has protein sequence MRIFLCLAAVLLGLTACSSPPDTTEETPPAPLHKQLPLGAAFEEPGAVEPHEIDTDHLLPSQPADPYAPIDSIIRRGRLVVGVDQSQYLLSFRDPALGEQRGFEVDLAHEIARDIFHNPKAVEFRYVDSADRTSVLQNNTVDLVIRTVSITRDRQEKVLFSEPYLWTNTRLAALRGSGISSIADVSTETLCTTGNSIALEEARRRAPGARKLVVRNWSDCLLALQQHQADAIIGDDRILAGIQAQDPYVVVLSESLHHDQYGVSAALSNESIIRRVNATLARIHADGTWDRMYTTWFGSRES, from the coding sequence ATGCGTATTTTTCTGTGCTTAGCTGCGGTACTCCTCGGGCTAACAGCATGTTCTAGTCCCCCAGATACCACTGAGGAAACCCCACCCGCGCCTCTCCACAAGCAGTTGCCTTTGGGCGCGGCATTTGAGGAGCCCGGCGCGGTAGAGCCCCACGAAATCGACACTGATCATCTTCTGCCTTCTCAGCCTGCAGATCCCTATGCCCCTATTGATTCCATCATTCGCCGGGGTCGGCTGGTGGTGGGGGTCGATCAGTCTCAGTATTTATTGTCCTTCCGGGATCCAGCCTTGGGAGAGCAACGTGGATTTGAGGTGGACCTCGCTCACGAAATCGCACGCGATATCTTCCATAATCCTAAAGCCGTGGAGTTTCGTTATGTTGATTCTGCGGACCGCACCTCAGTTCTTCAAAATAATACCGTTGACCTGGTAATTCGTACGGTTTCCATCACCCGAGACCGGCAGGAAAAAGTGCTTTTTTCAGAGCCTTATTTGTGGACTAATACTCGTTTAGCTGCGCTTCGGGGGTCAGGTATTAGTAGCATTGCTGATGTGTCAACTGAGACCTTGTGCACTACCGGGAATTCTATCGCCCTGGAGGAGGCTCGACGCCGGGCTCCGGGCGCTCGCAAGCTTGTGGTTCGTAATTGGTCTGATTGCCTCTTAGCTCTGCAACAGCACCAGGCGGATGCCATTATCGGTGATGATCGGATTCTGGCGGGCATTCAAGCTCAAGACCCCTATGTCGTAGTGCTCTCGGAATCTTTGCACCATGATCAGTATGGGGTCAGCGCCGCGCTATCCAATGAGAGCATTATTCGTCGAGTTAATGCGACCTTGGCTCGGATTCATGCCGATGGCACCTGGGATCGGATGTACACCACATGGTTTGGATCCAGAGAGAGTTAA
- a CDS encoding ABC transporter ATP-binding protein has translation MIEVQGLTKQYGDVLAVDDLSFTVQPGIITGFLGPNGAGKSTTMRMILGLDTPTRGQALINGKPYQQIEKPLHQVGALLNANARHPNRSAYQHLRWIAQSNGIPKSRVDEVLSLVGLSEVAKKKAGGFSLGMGQRLGLAAAMLGDPDILMLDEPVNGLDPEGIRWVRQLLRHLAEEGRTVLVSSHLLSEMALTADHLVVIGRGKLIADTSTRNFIQDHSQSTVVVRTCHHWEFLGALEEEGIPAWESTDEEGRATIEIPDQTTDLIGGLAYSVEIMLEELSLKQASLEDAFMEITGDAVQYQAEVK, from the coding sequence ATGATTGAAGTCCAGGGACTCACCAAACAATACGGCGATGTGCTTGCGGTCGATGACCTCAGCTTCACGGTCCAGCCGGGCATCATCACCGGATTCCTTGGGCCCAACGGGGCCGGAAAATCCACCACAATGCGGATGATTCTAGGGTTGGATACCCCCACCCGCGGGCAGGCGCTGATCAACGGCAAACCATATCAGCAGATTGAGAAGCCACTTCATCAGGTAGGGGCCTTGCTCAATGCCAATGCCCGCCACCCGAATAGATCTGCGTACCAACACCTCCGATGGATAGCTCAGTCCAACGGGATCCCAAAATCTCGCGTAGATGAGGTTCTGTCCTTAGTTGGGCTGAGCGAAGTGGCAAAGAAAAAAGCCGGAGGATTCTCTCTGGGGATGGGGCAGCGCTTGGGGTTAGCTGCCGCTATGTTGGGAGACCCCGACATACTGATGCTGGATGAGCCGGTCAATGGACTAGATCCAGAAGGGATCCGATGGGTGCGCCAACTTCTGCGACACCTGGCGGAAGAAGGGCGCACCGTGCTGGTTAGCTCCCATTTACTCAGTGAAATGGCGCTAACAGCGGACCATTTAGTTGTCATTGGTCGCGGCAAACTTATAGCAGATACATCGACGCGCAACTTCATCCAAGACCACTCCCAATCAACCGTGGTGGTGCGGACGTGCCACCATTGGGAATTCCTGGGCGCGTTGGAAGAAGAAGGAATCCCAGCCTGGGAAAGCACTGATGAGGAAGGTCGCGCCACAATAGAGATACCAGATCAAACCACCGACCTCATTGGGGGACTTGCCTATTCTGTGGAGATTATGTTGGAAGAATTAAGCTTAAAGCAGGCTTCTTTGGAAGACGCCTTCATGGAGATTACCGGGGATGCGGTGCAGTACCAGGCGGAGGTGAAGTAA
- a CDS encoding NUDIX domain-containing protein produces the protein MKGDGNGWSAAPNGGKAWGRYGAAGLCIYAPTTGEILLQHRAHWTNMGGTWALPGGARDSHESAETAALREAEEETGVRATQLQVRATIVTAGPFDADPTRPELAGGWTYSTVIAHTRSGEPVPVIPNEESLELRWVPLDEVETYPLLPAFEESFASVKQIVAL, from the coding sequence ATGAAGGGCGATGGAAACGGATGGTCTGCAGCCCCCAACGGGGGGAAAGCCTGGGGACGATATGGGGCAGCAGGACTATGTATCTATGCCCCGACCACCGGAGAAATCCTGCTTCAGCACCGGGCGCACTGGACCAATATGGGTGGGACGTGGGCCCTGCCCGGTGGGGCGCGAGACTCCCACGAAAGCGCCGAAACCGCTGCACTACGGGAAGCGGAAGAAGAAACCGGAGTCCGTGCGACGCAACTACAAGTACGTGCCACTATTGTGACAGCTGGCCCTTTTGATGCTGATCCGACGCGTCCAGAGCTTGCCGGTGGATGGACATACAGCACGGTTATTGCCCACACCCGGAGTGGAGAACCAGTACCGGTGATCCCCAATGAGGAATCGCTAGAACTCCGATGGGTACCGCTAGATGAGGTAGAAACCTATCCATTGCTGCCCGCATTTGAAGAGTCGTTCGCCTCGGTGAAACAAATTGTGGCACTGTAG
- a CDS encoding multidrug effflux MFS transporter has product MASRQSGLSLPLLFGLALLSASAPFATDLYLPTLPHIAEQLNTTTSAVQLTLSGFMGGMAIGQLLIGPISDTTGRHRLLVLGAIVALISSILAALSPSIGILIAARLLQGLGSGACIVISRAVIPDLERGKRAAKAFAVMMTIQGVAPVAAPVLGGLLAEPIGWRGLFWVLTAINAAQLLVALFVVPETKPPEERSPLKGILGNYAYVLRNKAYCGFTLTFAFAFAAMFCYISASPFVVQSQMNFQPWVFSAVFAINAFGLIGGNYFNSRLIDVMDTMQILRVALLIMLAASLGIMVVSFFTISPWLILPLLFIAVSQCSLIMGNATAMGTGEVRKRAGSGSAIMGFAQFGLAAIVSPLMGLGSNAAFTMGVGMSLSVFVALLASGVAVRHRSLGEGF; this is encoded by the coding sequence TTGGCTTCACGTCAGTCTGGGTTATCTTTACCACTTTTATTCGGGTTGGCGCTGCTTTCAGCTTCAGCTCCTTTTGCGACAGATTTGTATTTGCCGACTTTGCCGCATATTGCTGAACAGCTGAATACCACAACTTCCGCGGTACAATTGACGCTTTCCGGTTTTATGGGAGGAATGGCTATTGGTCAGCTCCTCATAGGACCGATTTCTGATACTACGGGGCGTCATCGGCTGCTGGTTTTGGGCGCTATTGTAGCTTTGATCTCATCAATTCTGGCGGCCCTGTCCCCTAGTATTGGGATTCTTATCGCGGCTCGTCTGTTGCAGGGATTAGGCTCCGGGGCGTGCATCGTCATTTCTCGCGCAGTGATTCCTGATTTGGAGCGTGGCAAGCGCGCCGCAAAAGCTTTTGCTGTCATGATGACCATTCAGGGTGTGGCCCCGGTAGCGGCTCCAGTTCTCGGTGGGTTATTGGCGGAACCGATTGGGTGGCGCGGTTTGTTTTGGGTCCTTACCGCTATTAACGCAGCGCAACTTTTGGTTGCGTTGTTTGTAGTTCCTGAAACTAAACCCCCAGAGGAACGATCTCCGCTCAAGGGAATTTTAGGAAACTATGCCTATGTGCTGCGTAATAAGGCTTATTGTGGTTTCACACTAACGTTCGCCTTCGCTTTCGCCGCAATGTTTTGTTATATTTCGGCTTCACCTTTCGTAGTGCAATCCCAAATGAATTTCCAGCCTTGGGTCTTTTCCGCTGTCTTTGCCATCAACGCCTTTGGTCTCATTGGGGGAAATTATTTCAATTCGCGCCTCATCGATGTCATGGACACCATGCAGATCCTCCGCGTTGCTCTCCTGATAATGTTGGCCGCCTCATTGGGGATTATGGTGGTGAGTTTCTTCACCATATCGCCCTGGCTGATTTTGCCGTTGCTCTTTATTGCTGTTTCCCAGTGCTCCCTAATCATGGGTAATGCCACCGCCATGGGCACTGGCGAGGTTCGAAAGCGGGCAGGTTCTGGTTCGGCAATTATGGGTTTTGCGCAATTTGGTTTAGCTGCAATTGTCAGTCCGCTCATGGGGTTGGGAAGCAACGCTGCTTTCACCATGGGGGTCGGGATGAGTTTATCGGTGTTCGTGGCGTTGTTGGCGTCGGGTGTCGCGGTTCGCCATCGTTCCCTGGGGGAGGGATTTTAA